In the genome of Natronorubrum daqingense, the window CGATTTTCCGACGTTCGCACGCTCCACGCGGCCGACCGCGGCGGGTTCACGTTCGCCCCCGACGTGGGCTTTCACGAGCGCGTTCACGAGATCGACTTCGCCTCGCTGTACCCCCGAATCATCTGCGAGTACGGCATCAGTCCGGAAACGGTCGGCTGCGCCCACGAGTCGGACGACACTGCGGCGGACACTCGCCGCGTTCCTGATCTCGGGTACGAACTCTGTTCGGGCGGCCCGGCCGAGACGCCGTTTCTCCCGTCGGTTCTCGAGCCCTTGCTCGCGGATCGAGCCGACAGAAAACGCCGACTCGCGGACGATCCGCCGGAGGCGACGGCGAGTCGCCTTCGAGCCGAATCGGGGGCGATCAAGTGGGTGCTCGTCTCCTGTTTCGGTTATCAGGGCTATCGAAACGCCAAGTACGGCCGAATCGAGTGCCACGAGGCTATCAACGCCTACGCTCGCGACGTCGCCTTGACGGCCAAGCGTCGACTCGAGGACGGCGGCTGGCGGATCGTTCACGGTATCGTCGACAGCCTCTGGGTGACGCCGCGAGAGGGGGTCGACCCGGAGCCACTCGAGTCGGTGATCGCTGACGTGTCGGCCGCGGTCGGTATTCCGCTCGAACGCGACGGCAGCTACGAGTGGGTCTGTTTCGTCCCGTTGCGCGAGTCGGTTCGTAGCCGAGAGGCGGCGACGGATCGGGGTGGGACGACGGGCGACGCCGAGACGTCACGCTCGTCCGGTACGGCGGGCGCGCTCACCAGATACTTCGGCAAGCGCGAGTCGGGGTCGTACAAGTTTCGCGGCATCGAGGTGCGCCAGCGGAGCACGCCGACGTTCGTCGCCGAGAGTCAGCGCGCGTTCGTCGAGGCGCTCGACCGCGAGCGGGACCCAGTTGCCGTCTGTGACGTCCTCTCCCGTCGATTAGGGATGCTTCGACGCGGCGACGTCGACCCCGGCGACCTCGAGATCACGACCCGCGTCTCGAAGCCGCGCTCGGCGTATCGTCAGCGGACCCGAACCGTGGGGGCGCTCGAGCGATACGAGCGTCACGGAATCGAGCGCCACCCCGGTCAGTCGGTCCGATACGTCGTAGTCGACGACGAGGCGCGAACTGTAGATCGCGTTCGCATTCCGGTCGAATCGATCGACGAGTACGATCTCGAGTTCTACGAAGGCAAACTTGTCGAGGCCTGTGAGAGTGTGTTGTCACCGCTCGGGTGGGATCGAACGCGGATCCGTCGGCACGTTTCTGGTGTGACAGTGACGCGGCTCTCATCATTCCTCGAGTAGCTGACCATCTCATCGTCTGTTCCGCAGATGAAACTGTATTATGGCTGTGATAGTGCCTACGAACGGTGATTTCGGGGCACCACATTTATACTCGCGAGTCGATTTGTGGATAGCAATTGAGTATGGCAGCGTCCAACCCGCCACCAGGGCAACTTCGATCTCGCATTCGACAACAGGAGGTGGTCGCAGAACTGAGTCAACTCGCGCTCGAGTCGACCGAACTCGAGTCGCTATTGGCGGCGGCGACCAGTGCCGCTCGGGATACCCTCGATGTCGCGTATTGTGGCGTTCTGGAGTCACGAAACGGGGGCGAAACGATGGTGGTGAGAGCGGACGAGGGGTGGCGAAACGGTACCGTCGGAACGGCGGTTGGTCCCCTCGACTCGGATACGGTTGTTGGAACCGCCCTCGAGACCGATATGGCGGTCGTCGTCGAGGATATCGACGCGGCCGACAGCGTGACACAGTCGTCACTCAGCGTCGACCACGACGCCGTCGGTGGGGTCGGCGTCTCGATCGAATCTGATGGCGATCCGTGGGGTGTGTTCGTCGTGTATACGGCGGAACACCGAGGGTTCGCCGACCACGACGTTGCCTTTCTCGAAGACGTCACGTCTCTGCTCGCGTCGGCGGTCCAGAACCGTCAACAACACCAGCGTCTCGAGACGGAACTCGAGACGACGGTCGATCGGATCTCGGATGCGGTCGTCGGTCTCGATACGGAGTGGCAGTTCACGTACGCCAACGATCGGGCTCGAGAACTCCTCGACCGCGAGGACGCGGATTTGCACGGGACGAATTTTTGGGAGGCGTTTCCGGAGGCCATCGATTCGACGTTCGGCCAGGAGTACCGGCGGGCGATGGAGAGACAGGAGTCGACGGCGTTCGAAGCGTACTACCCGCCACTCGAGACCTGGTTCGAGGTCCACGTCTATCCCTCCGAGACGGGA includes:
- a CDS encoding type B DNA-directed DNA polymerase, translated to MSPYTFEFADDSVREWTLTETGAEPTLVEEYAPSVFVSGPDDALADLRSRLESDPKVDDLSVERWARDLHEVHVGERSRLLRVDLERVSDVRQLAREIRGVHERETHAPGTFRLYDVDLEPGFRYCLDRGIDPTPSRDLRVLRIEIDDAALADGDVTAIRLEGESVLEDERRPDRDRDADDVQAVGRGSDGARTVGNVPDDARATLENLQWRLERDDPDVLVVSHAELVPLLSRRAAEVGLESFALGRLPGWTRLAGSNTYESYGRVGHSPARYRVPGRAIVDTSNSFLWQQSGLAGLEYMVERTGRPLQEAAWGSIGTLLTSRQIRLARREWDVLAPQNKWEPERFSDVRTLHAADRGGFTFAPDVGFHERVHEIDFASLYPRIICEYGISPETVGCAHESDDTAADTRRVPDLGYELCSGGPAETPFLPSVLEPLLADRADRKRRLADDPPEATASRLRAESGAIKWVLVSCFGYQGYRNAKYGRIECHEAINAYARDVALTAKRRLEDGGWRIVHGIVDSLWVTPREGVDPEPLESVIADVSAAVGIPLERDGSYEWVCFVPLRESVRSREAATDRGGTTGDAETSRSSGTAGALTRYFGKRESGSYKFRGIEVRQRSTPTFVAESQRAFVEALDRERDPVAVCDVLSRRLGMLRRGDVDPGDLEITTRVSKPRSAYRQRTRTVGALERYERHGIERHPGQSVRYVVVDDEARTVDRVRIPVESIDEYDLEFYEGKLVEACESVLSPLGWDRTRIRRHVSGVTVTRLSSFLE